A portion of the Sulfuricurvum kujiense DSM 16994 genome contains these proteins:
- a CDS encoding M23 family metallopeptidase, with amino-acid sequence MLELKKMETVLMRIGVLIGIGYGVLLAAPAPLIFDTLAAPLQKSTASIEKLSQKPVMEPNKNLLYGFLNGVESTLSTGRKLTAAKEVDKELLRAYLKDLRELSKTKESIDMLYRKSLNTAMSQSDKKGFEDLVSVPLEPIHHPRIRSEVIAFYQKNYPNHSIKSVEALCDEQELEEKSIQFAIEQEQAYEEHLRILKRSEVSGVKKTAQIGSRNSVILSAESNGAGGYEFEAENLNPYTVTLNIDFESLVNLKPSANVPLFIEIPGRSKKRVLELSRIASAESINYRSSYGWVRGSAFAIHQDSYLYKLPFLKGSEVYVSQGYNGESTHKGLSAYAVDFPVPVGTPIYAAREGIVVGSEGRNNIGGANPGYRQYANYVIIEHSDGTMGNYYHLKQGGNVAVIGQKVAKGELIGYSGNTGYSSGPHLHFSVSKVDPVSMRRPMNLPIKMETADKIVSLPHRGDRYTVQ; translated from the coding sequence ATGTTAGAATTAAAAAAAATGGAGACAGTTTTGATGCGTATCGGCGTTTTGATCGGGATCGGTTACGGAGTGCTTTTGGCCGCGCCTGCTCCGCTGATATTCGACACCCTTGCCGCACCGCTCCAAAAAAGTACCGCATCGATTGAGAAATTGAGTCAGAAACCGGTTATGGAGCCTAATAAAAATTTATTGTACGGTTTTTTGAACGGAGTTGAATCAACGCTCAGTACAGGGCGTAAACTTACCGCTGCCAAAGAGGTGGACAAAGAGCTGTTAAGGGCCTATCTCAAAGATCTGAGGGAACTTTCAAAGACCAAAGAGTCCATCGATATGCTTTATCGCAAGTCGTTAAATACCGCAATGTCGCAGAGTGATAAAAAAGGGTTCGAGGATTTGGTTTCCGTCCCGCTGGAGCCGATCCATCATCCCCGAATCCGTTCCGAAGTTATTGCGTTTTACCAAAAAAATTATCCGAACCATTCCATCAAAAGCGTTGAAGCGTTATGCGATGAACAGGAACTGGAGGAAAAAAGCATCCAGTTCGCGATTGAACAGGAGCAGGCTTATGAAGAACATTTGCGGATTTTAAAACGCTCGGAAGTCTCCGGAGTCAAAAAAACGGCCCAAATCGGTTCCCGCAACAGCGTCATTTTGAGTGCGGAGTCCAATGGTGCCGGAGGGTATGAATTTGAGGCTGAAAATCTAAATCCCTATACAGTTACGCTGAACATCGATTTTGAGTCGCTTGTAAATTTAAAGCCCTCTGCCAATGTTCCTCTTTTTATTGAAATACCGGGAAGAAGCAAAAAGAGAGTCTTGGAACTCTCCCGTATTGCATCGGCGGAGTCCATAAATTATCGCTCTTCGTACGGTTGGGTCAGAGGATCGGCATTTGCGATCCATCAAGACAGCTATCTGTATAAACTCCCATTTCTGAAAGGAAGCGAGGTGTATGTTTCCCAAGGATACAACGGAGAATCGACACATAAAGGGCTCTCGGCTTATGCCGTTGATTTCCCCGTCCCGGTCGGCACGCCGATTTATGCGGCGCGTGAAGGAATTGTCGTTGGGTCGGAGGGGCGAAATAATATCGGGGGGGCAAATCCGGGATATCGGCAATACGCAAATTACGTGATCATTGAACACAGTGACGGGACCATGGGTAATTATTACCATTTGAAGCAGGGGGGAAATGTCGCCGTTATCGGTCAAAAAGTGGCAAAAGGGGAACTTATCGGTTATTCGGGAAATACGGGATACAGCAGCGGTCCGCATCTTCATTTCAGTGTCAGCAAAGTGGATCCGGTTTCGATGCGCCGACCGATGAATTTGCCGATAAAAATGGAAACGGCTGACAAAATTGTAAGTCTTCCTCATAGAGGAGATCGATATACGGTACAATAG
- the fbaA gene encoding class II fructose-bisphosphate aldolase: MSVKILDVIKPGVIFGDDVQKLFEIAKAEGFALPAVNVVNTDSINGVLEAAKLVNSPVIIQFSNGGASYFAGKGLSNADEKAAIAGAISGAMHVHMMAEAYGIPVILHTDHAARKLLPWIDALLDAGEKHFAQYGKPLFSSHMLDLSEESLEENVATCALYMKRMDKIGMTLEIELGVTGGEEDGVDNSSIDNALLYTQPEDVAYAYERLSAVSERFTIAASFGNVHGVYKPGNVVLTPIILNNSQKYIKEKFQTASDKPVNFVFHGGSGSTHAEIREAISYGVIKMNIDTDTQWATWEGVKDYYEKYKAYLQGQIGNPEGDDKPNKKYYDPRKWLRSGQETLIARVKSAFDDLNAINRN, translated from the coding sequence ATGTCTGTAAAAATCTTAGATGTGATAAAACCGGGAGTGATTTTCGGAGATGATGTTCAAAAACTCTTTGAAATCGCAAAAGCTGAAGGTTTTGCCCTTCCTGCGGTCAACGTAGTCAACACCGATTCGATCAACGGTGTCCTCGAAGCTGCCAAACTGGTCAATTCTCCCGTCATTATCCAGTTCTCCAACGGCGGGGCAAGCTATTTCGCCGGAAAAGGGCTCAGCAACGCGGATGAAAAAGCGGCAATCGCCGGAGCGATCAGCGGAGCAATGCACGTTCATATGATGGCCGAAGCCTACGGCATCCCGGTCATCCTCCATACGGATCATGCCGCACGCAAACTTCTTCCGTGGATCGATGCCCTTCTCGATGCGGGGGAAAAACACTTCGCTCAGTACGGCAAACCTCTTTTCAGTTCTCACATGCTCGATCTTTCCGAAGAGTCACTCGAAGAGAATGTCGCAACCTGTGCCCTTTACATGAAGCGGATGGATAAAATCGGTATGACCTTAGAGATCGAACTCGGTGTTACCGGAGGAGAAGAAGACGGTGTCGATAACAGCAGTATCGATAACGCCCTTCTCTACACACAGCCTGAAGACGTCGCCTATGCGTATGAGAGACTCAGCGCGGTAAGTGAGCGTTTCACTATCGCCGCATCGTTCGGAAATGTCCACGGCGTCTACAAGCCGGGTAACGTCGTCCTCACCCCGATCATCCTCAATAACTCCCAAAAATACATCAAAGAAAAATTCCAAACCGCTTCAGATAAACCGGTCAACTTCGTTTTCCACGGCGGTTCAGGATCTACTCACGCAGAGATCCGCGAAGCGATCAGCTACGGCGTCATCAAAATGAACATCGATACCGATACCCAGTGGGCAACCTGGGAAGGGGTAAAAGACTATTATGAAAAATACAAAGCTTACCTCCAAGGACAAATCGGAAATCCTGAGGGCGATGATAAACCGAACAAAAAATATTATGACCCGCGCAAATGGCTCCGCAGCGGTCAAGAGACATTGATTGCACGGGTAAAATCAGCCTTTGACGATTTGAACGCCATAAATAGAAACTAA
- a CDS encoding efflux RND transporter periplasmic adaptor subunit: MNKNKFSKLLRFVITFSVVSLAVFLGILLWDNYMNSAWTRDGRVRADVVMVAPDVGGLVSRVAVIDNQFVRKGDLLYQIDDVRFHHALTAAEAIAQTRKAEYEMKKHQSARRSAADNETVSAENRDDALYDAEVARAKYEEAIALVETEKLNVERSAVRAPCDGWVSNLLLRKGDYVQAGEKRMAMITQGSFWVYGYFEEHKLSLIHVGDKAEMKMLGTKFVVKGHVESIARGISDRDNTTDGRLLANVNPIFTWVRLAQRIPVRIHIDKIPNGMELSAGMTCSVSIFPNKSGH; the protein is encoded by the coding sequence ATGAATAAAAATAAGTTTTCGAAGCTTTTACGCTTTGTTATTACCTTTTCCGTCGTATCTCTGGCGGTATTCTTGGGAATCTTGTTATGGGATAACTATATGAACAGCGCATGGACGCGCGACGGCCGTGTGCGTGCCGATGTCGTGATGGTCGCGCCGGATGTCGGGGGATTGGTAAGCCGTGTCGCCGTCATCGATAATCAGTTCGTCCGTAAAGGTGACCTTTTATATCAAATTGATGACGTCCGTTTTCATCATGCGCTAACTGCGGCAGAGGCGATCGCACAAACACGAAAAGCCGAATATGAGATGAAAAAGCACCAATCCGCACGTCGAAGCGCGGCAGACAATGAGACAGTATCGGCGGAGAACCGTGACGATGCTCTTTATGATGCAGAGGTCGCCCGTGCAAAATACGAAGAGGCGATAGCTCTGGTAGAGACGGAAAAACTCAATGTCGAACGCTCGGCTGTGCGTGCACCGTGTGACGGATGGGTCTCCAATCTGCTTCTGCGCAAGGGGGATTACGTTCAGGCCGGAGAAAAGCGTATGGCAATGATCACCCAAGGTTCTTTTTGGGTTTACGGCTATTTTGAAGAGCATAAGCTCTCGTTGATCCATGTCGGGGACAAAGCCGAAATGAAAATGCTGGGGACAAAATTTGTGGTGAAAGGGCATGTAGAGAGTATCGCCAGAGGGATTAGCGACCGGGATAACACTACCGACGGACGGTTGTTGGCCAACGTCAATCCGATTTTTACTTGGGTTCGTCTGGCTCAGCGTATTCCGGTACGTATCCATATCGACAAGATTCCTAATGGGATGGAACTCTCAGCCGGGATGACCTGCTCGGTGAGTATTTTCCCGAATAAATCAGGACACTGA
- a CDS encoding DUF1656 domain-containing protein has protein sequence MPLDITLFGIQMPTLLPIFVAAAVVQILLDRVMSDGGLYNHVWHPGLFRTAVFVCLFCTPCLLIYR, from the coding sequence ATGCCGTTAGATATAACATTGTTCGGTATTCAGATGCCGACCTTGCTGCCGATTTTCGTTGCTGCGGCCGTTGTTCAGATTCTGCTGGATCGTGTGATGTCGGACGGCGGTTTGTACAATCATGTCTGGCACCCCGGACTGTTTCGCACGGCAGTGTTCGTTTGTCTGTTCTGTACACCGTGTTTACTGATTTATCGTTAA
- a CDS encoding FUSC family protein: MQVDSAFISTFKSFPWQRTLYEWLTIDAPVVIYMAKVIMAALLALWISMKLNLPDPRTAIFTVFIVMQPQSGLVFSKSYYRVLGTIAGVGMSLVIMGMFSQDPVWFISFVALWIGLTTAAGFKYRNFQSYGFVLAGYTMCIVALPVIETPLEIFDIAVSRFSEVVVGIMSATVISDVVFPRRLLDSLISSEQERFQNVLSTLSDPESVFAAFDEKNPAVTRFSSGVVGLNAVRINSSFESKSDQKERQHYGHLNHEYMNLSTTFRSLKSIVASIKESEKTELLEALEHLYEPISAALKNRPNTVVTPEDLSRVLTELFEAKAGVKKQYELEKIMFEGEDKFTSGAYLISRLLNELYNHCATYLSLLKHRLSGNATRELSRTVRFSTHTDNVLVGLAALRGSGVLLLTMMFWIWTAWPFATLSITMAVVIGLLLGTMPSPLDGVKDFFKGAVVALVFAGVYDFFIIPAYTSDLLTLGLLLSPTLAFIGWMTTRPKLPVFTFGFVFMFMSQCALDTYYKIEPTKFLESSLAALIGIVFGGLAYIVVNFWSCSLTQRRVAKILRRQIVRLCVGALNVERSALESTGRDLVQQFSTQGRLNMRSSRLVYEWLLTTLEIGRAILAIRRSIQRLYAHNRHPRISDALESIKSYFEGPTDVRREFLLRELKETIAILRSSDRPNEKVQFKRFESLITELALIRTVLLHSTTFPLAKEDSCR, translated from the coding sequence ATGCAAGTCGATAGTGCATTTATTAGCACATTTAAAAGTTTTCCATGGCAGCGGACGCTGTACGAATGGCTTACGATCGATGCTCCGGTTGTCATCTATATGGCAAAAGTGATCATGGCGGCATTATTGGCGTTATGGATATCCATGAAGCTGAATCTGCCTGATCCGAGAACGGCGATTTTTACGGTATTTATCGTCATGCAGCCTCAAAGCGGCCTGGTCTTTTCCAAAAGCTATTATCGTGTTTTGGGGACGATTGCGGGTGTAGGAATGTCATTGGTGATCATGGGGATGTTTTCCCAGGATCCGGTATGGTTTATCTCCTTTGTCGCCCTTTGGATCGGATTGACAACGGCGGCGGGATTCAAATACCGCAATTTTCAATCCTACGGATTCGTTTTGGCCGGATATACGATGTGTATCGTTGCTTTGCCGGTGATCGAGACCCCGCTGGAAATATTTGATATTGCGGTATCGCGCTTTTCCGAAGTGGTCGTCGGGATTATGAGTGCCACCGTAATCAGTGACGTCGTTTTTCCCCGTCGGTTATTGGATTCGCTGATTTCCAGCGAGCAGGAACGTTTTCAAAATGTCCTCTCGACCCTCTCCGATCCGGAATCGGTATTTGCGGCATTTGATGAAAAAAATCCGGCAGTGACACGGTTTTCCAGCGGGGTGGTCGGATTGAACGCCGTTCGTATCAACAGCAGTTTTGAAAGCAAAAGTGATCAGAAAGAGCGACAGCATTACGGCCATCTCAACCATGAGTATATGAATCTTTCCACGACGTTCCGCTCATTGAAAAGTATCGTCGCCTCCATCAAAGAGAGCGAAAAAACAGAGTTATTGGAAGCATTGGAACATCTCTATGAACCTATTTCGGCAGCATTAAAAAACCGTCCGAATACCGTAGTGACTCCTGAGGATTTGAGTCGGGTATTGACGGAACTGTTTGAAGCCAAAGCCGGCGTGAAAAAGCAATATGAGCTGGAAAAAATTATGTTTGAAGGAGAAGATAAGTTTACCTCCGGCGCTTATCTGATTAGCCGGCTATTAAATGAACTTTATAATCACTGTGCAACCTATCTTTCGCTTTTGAAACACCGTTTATCGGGAAATGCAACTCGGGAGCTTAGCCGGACGGTTCGGTTTTCAACCCACACGGATAATGTACTGGTAGGGCTTGCGGCTTTGCGCGGAAGCGGCGTATTGCTTTTGACGATGATGTTTTGGATTTGGACCGCATGGCCCTTTGCAACACTGAGTATTACTATGGCGGTGGTCATCGGATTGTTGCTGGGGACGATGCCCAGCCCTCTGGACGGGGTAAAAGATTTTTTTAAAGGGGCCGTTGTCGCACTTGTATTTGCGGGGGTGTATGATTTTTTCATTATTCCAGCCTATACATCGGATCTTTTGACTCTGGGACTGCTGCTTTCTCCAACGCTGGCTTTTATCGGGTGGATGACGACGAGGCCGAAACTGCCCGTATTTACATTCGGATTCGTCTTTATGTTTATGAGCCAATGTGCGCTGGATACGTATTACAAAATAGAACCGACCAAATTTTTGGAAAGCTCTCTGGCCGCTTTAATCGGAATAGTGTTCGGCGGACTGGCCTATATTGTTGTTAATTTTTGGTCGTGTTCTCTGACACAGCGGCGCGTTGCCAAGATTTTGCGCCGTCAAATCGTACGTCTGTGTGTCGGAGCTTTGAATGTAGAGCGCAGTGCGCTCGAGAGTACGGGGCGTGATCTTGTTCAGCAGTTTTCTACGCAGGGGAGGCTGAATATGCGCTCCAGCCGCCTCGTTTACGAATGGCTCCTTACGACACTTGAAATCGGACGGGCGATTTTAGCTATTCGGCGAAGTATCCAGCGTCTTTATGCCCACAATCGCCATCCCCGTATTTCCGATGCGTTGGAATCGATTAAAAGCTATTTTGAGGGACCGACCGATGTGCGTAGAGAATTTCTGTTGAGAGAATTAAAAGAGACGATAGCGATACTTCGCAGTTCTGATCGACCCAATGAAAAAGTGCAGTTTAAACGGTTCGAGAGTTTAATCACCGAGTTGGCTCTGATACGTACGGTACTGCTTCATTCGACAACTTTTCCGCTTGCAAAGGAGGATTCATGCCGTTAG
- a CDS encoding peptidylprolyl isomerase, whose amino-acid sequence MKRYYAAWIMGLLLGSISASAAVLATVNGDEITSDEVNKVLIEGTQGRLDSLSPDKQNELRHRIIEGMIVQNLIYDDAQKTGILDSKEYKQELETTIDRLKVQLAAKVWEQEQFDAIKVDAKEVKAYFDTNPNEFIDKEKIHARHILVRSKTQAQSIIASMKTLSGDRLKKEFMAQAKLFSIGPSAARGGDLGYFPRGQMVASFNDAAFALKTGTVSSIPVQSQFGYHVIYVEDRKPAKKMGFDAVKSFIEQRLKMDKFKETMEKKMAALHEKAKITYSK is encoded by the coding sequence ATGAAGCGATATTATGCCGCTTGGATTATGGGTCTATTGTTGGGTTCAATCTCAGCATCAGCCGCCGTTTTAGCAACGGTTAACGGAGACGAGATAACTTCGGATGAGGTTAATAAAGTATTGATAGAAGGGACACAGGGGAGGCTTGATTCTCTTAGTCCCGATAAACAAAATGAATTGCGCCATCGTATTATCGAAGGGATGATTGTTCAAAATCTGATTTATGATGATGCACAAAAAACGGGAATATTGGATTCAAAAGAGTATAAACAAGAACTTGAAACGACAATAGATCGTTTAAAAGTACAGCTTGCGGCAAAAGTGTGGGAACAAGAGCAGTTTGATGCGATCAAAGTGGACGCAAAAGAGGTAAAAGCCTACTTTGATACGAATCCGAATGAATTTATCGACAAAGAAAAAATTCATGCACGCCATATTTTGGTACGAAGTAAAACCCAGGCGCAATCGATTATTGCCAGTATGAAAACGCTCAGCGGGGATCGGCTTAAAAAAGAGTTCATGGCTCAAGCCAAGTTGTTTTCGATCGGTCCCAGTGCCGCAAGAGGAGGGGATCTCGGATATTTTCCGCGCGGACAGATGGTAGCCTCATTTAACGATGCCGCGTTTGCTCTGAAAACAGGGACGGTATCTTCGATTCCGGTACAAAGTCAGTTCGGATATCATGTCATCTACGTCGAAGATAGAAAACCGGCTAAAAAAATGGGGTTTGATGCGGTGAAAAGCTTTATAGAACAGCGGTTGAAAATGGATAAATTTAAAGAGACGATGGAGAAAAAAATGGCGGCGCTCCATGAAAAAGCGAAAATCACCTATTCAAAATAA
- a CDS encoding methyl-accepting chemotaxis protein, producing the protein MFNTVKSKIIFTTLLFSFLGLGTIYWYLTTTFHDFSNETAKRSLNMLSESIFQTLSGSMLAGDPAVVNEAIKHAQEIDGIENLKVQKSQQVIDLFGLDEKFSDEPMVQEVFKTKKPQVIESTNGTHTIRLLQPLIAEDRCIACHTNIQVGEAIGVMDLIISLEKNDAEINKTQTILLIALSVVVIIFVSVLNIFFGKEVLTPLEGLRQRIGALVSGDKDLTKRLDATKKDEFSDAALAVNNFVAMVQETVNEVKDLGRQNSMIATTITEATRTISDGVDQERHIVEATTQKSHSIKDILSGAIAVSEETQRNVANANGELLTAKDALSKLVGEVEGYIETEHEMSAQLLSLRHDADQVKNVLGVIKDIADQTNLLALNAAIEAARAGEHGRGFAVVADEVRKLAERTQKSLTEIEISVGTIVQSINDVSDKMGENARNMNDLTTISNEVEEKISSTSLEMERSVTVAERSYNDSVEVVGHIEWIIDKISEINTVSEGNQKSVDQIQNDSAQLMHVAQSLSARINEFKS; encoded by the coding sequence ATGTTTAATACCGTCAAATCAAAAATCATTTTTACGACATTGCTTTTCAGCTTTTTGGGATTGGGTACCATCTACTGGTATTTGACCACAACGTTTCATGATTTTTCGAATGAAACGGCCAAACGTTCTTTGAATATGCTGAGTGAATCTATTTTTCAAACCTTATCTGGGAGTATGCTCGCAGGTGATCCGGCTGTTGTAAATGAGGCGATCAAGCATGCTCAGGAAATTGACGGTATTGAAAATCTCAAAGTTCAAAAGTCGCAGCAGGTGATCGATTTATTCGGTTTGGATGAGAAATTCAGTGATGAACCGATGGTTCAGGAAGTCTTTAAAACGAAAAAACCCCAAGTGATTGAAAGCACGAACGGCACCCATACTATCCGGCTCCTTCAGCCTCTTATAGCGGAAGATCGATGTATCGCCTGCCACACCAATATCCAAGTCGGTGAAGCGATCGGCGTTATGGATCTGATCATTTCATTGGAAAAAAATGATGCTGAAATCAACAAAACCCAGACGATTTTATTAATCGCGTTAAGTGTCGTTGTTATTATTTTTGTCTCTGTCCTCAATATTTTCTTCGGAAAAGAGGTATTAACACCTCTAGAAGGGCTGCGCCAGCGTATCGGCGCTTTGGTCAGCGGGGACAAAGATTTGACCAAGCGTCTGGATGCGACGAAAAAAGACGAATTCTCCGATGCGGCATTGGCAGTGAATAATTTTGTTGCGATGGTGCAGGAAACGGTCAACGAAGTCAAAGACCTAGGACGTCAAAATTCGATGATTGCCACCACTATTACCGAAGCGACACGCACGATTTCAGACGGTGTAGATCAAGAACGCCATATTGTTGAAGCGACAACCCAAAAAAGTCATTCGATTAAAGATATCCTCTCCGGCGCGATTGCGGTATCAGAAGAGACACAGCGCAATGTGGCTAATGCCAACGGGGAGCTGTTGACTGCGAAAGATGCGCTATCCAAATTGGTTGGAGAAGTAGAGGGGTATATTGAAACGGAACACGAAATGTCTGCTCAGCTCCTCTCTTTACGGCATGATGCGGATCAGGTTAAAAATGTGTTGGGAGTAATTAAAGACATTGCCGATCAAACCAATCTTTTAGCCCTCAATGCGGCCATAGAAGCGGCACGTGCCGGCGAACACGGGCGCGGATTTGCCGTTGTAGCCGATGAGGTACGCAAGCTTGCCGAACGAACCCAAAAAAGTTTGACCGAAATTGAAATCAGTGTCGGTACGATTGTTCAATCGATTAACGATGTCAGCGATAAAATGGGCGAGAATGCCAGAAATATGAATGATCTGACGACAATTTCAAATGAAGTTGAGGAAAAAATATCCTCTACTTCTTTGGAAATGGAACGTTCTGTCACGGTTGCGGAACGCTCCTATAACGATTCGGTAGAAGTGGTGGGACATATCGAGTGGATTATTGATAAAATTTCGGAAATCAATACCGTTTCCGAAGGAAATCAAAAAAGTGTCGATCAGATTCAAAATGATTCTGCACAGCTGATGCACGTTGCTC